In Oryza sativa Japonica Group chromosome 3, ASM3414082v1, one DNA window encodes the following:
- the LOC4334291 gene encoding proline-rich receptor-like protein kinase PERK4 → MSIVPPPKSSPPLMAASPSPTNSSSSSSPAPSVSPPPAPSNPHGGGGGAPPPSPARVPSPPSRSSGGGSGSEDVARSALASARRGGYNAMVEIVFAAVGAAALLVLLVAACLCCSRKTAPRRKRKKKPHNPVTHFDADTSGSKGGGGRDTSGPKPPPPPPWLAEPRAAPSTSDAAGMSKGTFTYEQLAAATGGFAEENLVGQGGFGYVHKGVLAGGKAVAVKQLKSGSGQGEREFQAEVDIISRVHHRHLVSLVGYCIAGARRVLVYEFVPNKTLEFHLHGKGLPVMPWPTRLRIALGSAKGLAYLHEDCHPRIIHRDIKSANILLDNNFEAKVADFGLAKLTSDNNTHVSTRVMGTFGYLAPEYASSGKLTEKSDVFSYGVMLLELVTGRRPIDAGAADHPWPASFMEDDSLVEWARPAMARALADGDYGGVADPRLEGSYDAVEMARVVASAAASVRHSAKKRPKMSQIVRALEGDMSLEDLNEGMRPGQSMVFGTAETGGSISEASGSYTFDMDRIIQEATAARLESGRRDDVSFSGEMSAEWKQPPHRVSR, encoded by the exons ATGTCGATCGTCCCGCCGCCGAAGAGCAGCCCTCCTCTTATGGCCGCTTCGCCGTCGCCCACCAAttcgtcctcgtcctcctccccggcgccaTCCGTCTCGCCTCCACCGGCGCCGTCGAAtccacatggcggcggcggcggcgcacccccgccgtcgccggccaggGTCCCCTCCCCGCCGTCTCGCTCCTCCGGTGGCGGCTCCGGCTCGGAGGACGTCGCCAGGTCGGCGCTCGcctccgcgcgccgcggcgggtaCAACGCCATGGTCGAGAtcgtcttcgccgccgtcggggccgccgcgctcctcgtgctcctcgtcgccgcctgccTCTGCTGCTCGAGGAAGACGgcgccgaggaggaagaggaagaagaagcctCACAACCCCGTCACGCATTTCGACGCGGACACCTCGGGAtccaaaggcggcggcggccgcgacaCCAGCGGGccgaagccgccgccaccgccgccatggctggccgagccccgcgcggcgccgtcgacgagcGACGCGGCGGGGATGAGCAAGGGGACGTTCACCTACGAGCagctcgcggcggcgacggggggcTTCGCGGAGGAGAACCTGGTCGGGCAGGGCGGGTTCGGGTACGTGCACAAGGgggtgctcgccggcggcaaggCGGTGGCCGTGAAGCAGCTCAAGTCCGGCAGCGGCCAGGGGGAGCGCGAGTTCCAGGCCGAGGTGGACATCATCAGCCGGGtgcaccaccgccacctcgtCTCCCTCGTCGGCTACTGCatcgccggcgcgcgccgcgtgctcgTCTACGAGTTCGTCCCAAACAAGACCCTCGAGTTCCACCTCCATG GGAAAGGCTTGCCGGTGATGCCATGGCCGACGAGGCTGCGCATTGCGCTCGGGTCGGCGAAGGGGCTCGCCTACCTACACGAAGACT GCCATCCTCGGATCATCCACCGCGACATCAAATCCGCCAACATCCTCCTCGACAACAACTTCGAAGCAAAG GTGGCGGATTTCGGGCTGGCGAAGCTGACGTCAGACAACAACACGCACGTGTCGACGCGCGTGATGGGGACGTTCGGGTACCTGGCGCCGGAGTACGCGTCGAGCGGGAAGCTGACGGAGAAGTCGGACGTGTTCTCCTACGGCGTGATGCTGCTGGAGCTCGTGACGGGGCGGCGGCCcatcgacgccggcgccgccgaccaccCCTGGCCCGCCTCCTTCATGGAGGACGACAGCCTCGTCGAGTGGGcgcggccggccatggcgcgcgcgctGGCCGACGGCGACtacggcggcgtcgccgaccCGAGGCTGGAGGGCAGCTACGACGCGGTGGAGATGGCGCGCGTcgtcgccagcgccgccgcgtccgtccGCCACTCGGCGAAGAAGCGCCCCAAGATGAGCCAG ATCGTGAGGGCGCTGGAGGGGGACATGTCGCTGGAGGACCTGAACGAGGGGATGCGGCCGGGGCAGAGCATGGTGTTCGGCACGGCGGAGACCGGGGGCAGCATCAGCGAGGCTTCCGGGTCGTACACGTTCGACATGGACCGGATCAttcaggaggcgacggcggcgaggctggagTCCGGCCGGCGAGACGATGTGTCTTTCTCCGGCGAGATGAGCGCGGAGTGGAAGCAGCCTCCGCACCGGGTGAGCAGGTAG
- the LOC4334292 gene encoding uncharacterized protein — MSGEAESREASRQRRRRERAAAVERFVGVPLADVVRENSLVHLPPAAAARLRVVHPSWASHMSSPLFAVAHAAAPRRVSGVFVPSAGFLPFDGDDDAVPSPSLSFVPASSELVVLSSSRGVACCFSPADDAYAVCNPATASWTAVPSPPWRSWPRPAIVVLFDTSAYNFRGDFTLVCPFESEPGSSGAYCFQVFTSGTGAWWVTDAMSPAEGLVAASGVAAGATAWWRTSIGTAVGYTPVTGRVDLVTCPGDSDQWEIGLAAGMLHCAVIDGGDVVVFRLHEHGIWEVTTRVAVAEILQPSQPPPPARATTSTEIVASQQHDESGAEEEEGSRAVVAAANAPLRLDDGVRLLGFQGAEVEVVVLAGRRLVAFDARTRRRREVAVPDEVDAAWDGAEHAAHINTLALIAPAALAAEPPLAKPPADP; from the coding sequence ATGTCCGGCGAAGCAGAGTCCCGCGAGGcgtcgcggcagcggcggcggcgggagcgggctGCGGCGGTCGAGCGATTCGTCGGGGTGCCGCTCGCCGACGTGGTCAGGGAGAACTCGCTCGTGCAcctcccgccggcggcggcggcgcgcctccGCGTCGTGCACCCGTCGTGGGCGAGCCACATGTCGTCCCCGCTCTTCGCCGTCGCGCACGCGGCCGCCCCGAGGCGGGTCTCCGGGGTGTTCGTCCCATCAGCGGGGTTCCTCCCcttcgacggcgacgacgacgccgtgcCGTCCCCGTCGCTCTCGTTCGTGCCGGCCTCGTCGGAGCTCGTCGTGCTGTCGTCGTCGCGCGGGGTCGCCTGCTGCTTCTCCCCCGCCGACGACGCGTACGCCGTGTGCAACCCGGCTACGGCGTCGTGGACGGCCGTCCCGTCCCCGCCGTGGCGGTCCTGGCCGCGCCCGGCGATCGTCGTCCTCTTCGACACGAGCGCCTACAACTTCCGCGGCGACTTCACGCTCGTCTGCCCCTTCGAGTCGGAGCCGGGTTCTTCCGGCGCCTACTGCTTCCAGGTGTTCACGTCCGGGACCGGCGCGTGGTGGGTCACCGACGCGATGTCGCCAGCCGAAGGGCTCGTCGCCGCGTCGGGCGTGGCGGCCGGCGCCACGGCGTGGTGGCGGACGAGCATCGGCACCGCGGTGGGGTACACCCCTGTCACGGGGCGCGTCGACCTCGTGACCTGCCCCGGCGACAGTGACCAGTGGGAGATCGGATTGGCCGCGGGCATGCTCCACTGCGCCGtgatcgacggcggcgacgtggtGGTGTTCCGGCTGCACGAGCACGGAATCTGGGAGGTGACCACCAGGGTCGCCGTCGCAGAGATACTGCAACCatctcagccgccgccgccggcaagggCGACGACGTCCACGGAGATCGTGGCGTCCCAGCAGCACGACGAGtccggcgcggaggaggaggagggctcgCGCGCTGTTGTCGCCGCGGCGAATGCACCACTCCGGCTGGACGACGGGGTGCGGCTGCTGGGTTTCCAGggcgcggaggtggaggtggtggtgctggCAGGGAGGCGCCTGGTGGCGTTCGAcgcgcggacgcggcggcggcgcgaggtcgCCGTGCCGGACGAGGTCGACGCGGCATGGGACGGCGCGGAGCACGCTGCGCACATCAACACCCTCGCGCTGATcgcgcccgccgctctcgcggccgagccgccgctcgcgAAGCCGCCGGCTGATCCATGA
- the LOC136355692 gene encoding actin cytoskeleton-regulatory complex protein SLA1-like: protein MAKRPAAAMDEWVILSDGESNTAAVVLDGSYDSDGTASSDDIDTAASDVYNYMARSRPLVSHFGGGGGVDGGAPPPPLFYDGPLGAVVAAAAAAAPPAPPKFVKEVRYSYGEALSIGGGDEIKQRPAASEIEATTERSIDAASQEDTSCEIGNAGVVICDGDVVEHTADVDGGGATTDDISVVDVTDVAEQSADVDDGGATTDDNSVVEVTDVVDNTDMAHVDDGGATTDDDSVVDVTDVGEHTADVDGGGATTDDISVVEVTDVVDNADMAHVDDGGAATDDNSVVEVTDVAEHTADVDDGSASTDDGIAVVEVTDVVDHTATAHVDDGSTSTDDGIAVVDVTDVVDHTARSHVDDGGAAADVISVVEVPPLTTVSAAPPPPPTTSEVDGEHESSIRSPPTPAVVAASRATNPPPPRRRTSRAPRLPWRYRPVIDEHKSKSGDAPPTPPAVMVSPAATSPPPLDARTSGEVDKSVVVINDEPVHVLTAAAAAAAAAAAAAAAMKATASDSGGKKDTAHGGGSRCMVIREVGEEEEASHHAAYEARRRAEAFHATIKAATAAEAPSQPPPADRRHGSGQSAALEARTQPPPATTNAAAEARTKVATERRRGSEPSAADMADFAIAYLFSSSCMILYSFLLASYFY from the coding sequence ATGGCGAAGAGGCcagccgccgccatggacgagTGGGTCATCCTCAGCGACGGCGAGAGCaacacggcggcggtggtcctCGACGGCAGCTACGACAGCGACGGCACCGCCTCCTCCGACGATATCGACACCGCCGCCTCCGATGTCTACAACTACATGGCCAGGTCACGCCCCCTCGTCTCCcacttcggcggcggcggcggcgtcgatggcggcgcgccgccaccgccgctattCTATGACGGGCCTCTAGGAgccgtcgtggcggcggcggcggcggcggcgccaccagcgCCTCCGAAGTTCGTGAAGGAGGTTAGGTACTCCTATGGCGAGGCGCTCTCGATCGGAGGAGGGGATGAGATCAAGCAGAGGCCGGCAGCTTCGGAGATCGAGGCAACAACTGAGCGCTCCATCGACGCCGCGAGCCAAGAGGACACCAGCTGCGAGATCGGTAACGCCGGCGTTGTGATCTGCGACGGCGACGTGGTCGAGCACACGGcggacgtcgacggcggcggcgcgactaCCGATGACATCTCCGTCGTTGATGTCACCGACGTGGCCGAGCAATCGGCGGATGTAGACGATGGCGGCGCGACCACTGATGACAACTCCGTCGTTGAAGTCACAGACGTGGTCGACAACACGGACATGGCGCAtgttgacgacggcggcgcgactaCTGATGACGACTCCGTCGTTGATGTCACCGACGTGGGCGAGCACACGGCGGatgtcgatggcggcggcgcgaccacTGATGACATCTCCGTCGTTGAAGTCACCGACGTGGTCGACAACGCGGACATGGCGcatgtcgacgacggcggcgcggctactGATGACAACTCCGTCGTTGAAGTCACCGACGTGGCCGAGCACACGGCCGATGTCGACGACGGCAGCGCGAGCACTGACGATGGCATCGCCGTCGTTGAAGTCACTGACGTGGTCGACCACACGGCCACGGCGCACGTCGACGACGGCAGCACGAGCACCGACGATGGCATCGCCGTCGTTGATGTCACCGACGTGGTCGACCACACGGCCAGGTCGcatgtcgacgacggcggcgcggccgctgATGTCATCTCCGTCGTTGAAGTGCCACCATTGACGACAGTAtcagccgctccgccgccgccgccgactacgAGCGAAGTCGACGGCGAGCATGAGAGCAGCATCAGATCGCCTCCTACTCCTGCAGTTGTGGCTGCATCGAGGGCTActaatccgccgccgccgcgacgaagGACCTCCCGGGCGCCGAGACTGCCCTGGAGGTACAGACCGGTCATCGACGAGCACAAGAGCAAATCTGGCGACGCGCCACCGACTCCCCCCGCAGTGATGGTTTCACCGGCGGCgacttctccgccgccgctcgatgcAAGAACGTCCGGCGAAGTCGACAAGTCCGTGGTGGTGATCAACGACGAGCCTGTCCATGTGCTtactgcagcagctgctgcagcagcagcagcagcagcagcagcagcagcgatgaAAGCAACGGCGAGCGACTCCGGCGGGAAGAAGGacacggcgcacggcggcggtagCAGGTGCATGGTGATTCGGGAggtcggggaggaggaagaagcatcACACCATGCCGCCTACGAAGCTCGCAGGCGCGCCGAGGCGTTCCACGCCACCATcaaagccgccaccgccgcagaagctccatcccagccgccgccggccgatcGCCGCCATGGCTCGGGGCAGTCCGCCGCCCTCGAGGCTCGCACCCAGCCGCCGCCTGCTACCACCAACGCCGCCGCAGAAGCTCGAACCAAGGTGGCCACGGAGCGACGGCGTGGCTCGGAGCCGAGCGCGGCGGACATGGCGGACTTCGCCATAGCCTACCTGTTCTCCTCCTCGTGCATGATCCTCTACTCGTTTCTTCTTGCTTCGTATTTCTACTAG
- the LOC136355600 gene encoding uncharacterized protein, with amino-acid sequence MASTILPDDLMPEIAVRSDIVSIVRCAATCKSLRGRILEEEFCRRHNNAATSLLRGVSYRFRCDLNTFVGVTQAASSPSSSPLPRFDAGILNTFEPMVSRDGLVVVLEDYVYAGPDRFNMCVCNTITGDVTSLPAMDPAMKVKRRLIYPPALLDVGDAGRSFELLVADNELHTQTFTFSSKDGGGGWGAARTIRMDAGHRKPSIPMPFHHVPGRRRARRALARRHGAVLGAPSPRRGHLLPARRRGVRRDDGATAGLRRQDAGLQEGQPSAHARRVAGRHGVEPGRGGARADLGVDVGGRIIGGGDDNGGEVEPAGGDHEAGDRPERGSRENVQQRLLRGVRGEERCRALALASFWARAAQPGDERGARCAPR; translated from the coding sequence ATGGCGTCGACGATCCTCCCGGACGATCTCATGCCTGAGATCGCCGTACGCTCAGACATTGTGTCCATAGTTCGTTGCGCCGCCACCTGCAAGTCGCTCCGCGGCCGCATCCTGGAGGAGGAATTCTGCCGCCGGCACAACAACGCCGCGACCAGTCTCCTCCGCGGCGTCTCCTACAGGTTCCGCTGTGATCTTAACACCTTTGTGGGCGTAACACAGGCCGCGTCGTCACCATCGTCCTCGCCTCTCCCCCGCTTCGACGCCGGTATCCTCAACACTTTCGAGCCCATGGTGTCGCGCgacggcctcgtcgtcgtcctcgaggACTACGTCTACGCCGGCCCCGACCGTTTCAACATGTGCGTCTGCAACACCATCACCGGCGACGTCACCTCTCTCCCTGCCATGGATCCTGCCATGAAAGTCAAGAGAAGGTTGATCTACCCGCCGGCGTTGCTCGACGTCGGCGACGCCGGCCGCTCGTTCGAGCTGCTCGTCGCGGACAACGAGCTGCACACACAGACATTCACATTCTCGtccaaggacggcggcggcggatggggcgCCGCCCGTACGATCCGCATGGACGCCGGCCACCGGAAGCCCTCCATCCCGATGCCGtttcaccacgttcccggccgtCGTCGGGCGCGCCGTGCACTGGCTCGCCGGCACGGAGCGGTACTGGGAGCTCCAAGCCCACGGCGTGGTCATCTTCTCCCTGCGCGTCGACGCGGCGTGCGCCGCGACGATGGAGCTACCGCCGGGCTCCGCCGACAAGATGCTGGGCTGCAGGAAGGACAGCCATCAGCTCATGCTCGCCGCGTCGCGGGGCGGCACGGCGTTGAGCCTGGTCGTGGCGGAGCGCGAGCTGATCTCGGTGTGGACGTTGGAGGAAGaatcatcggcggcggcgacgacaacggcggcgaggtggagccgGCAGGTGGTGATCACGAGGCTGGCGATCGACCGGAGCGCGGAAGCCGCGAGAATGTACAGCAACGTCTTCTTCGAGGGGTTCGGGGAGAGGAGCGGTGTCGTGCTCTTGCGCTTGCATCGTTTTGGGCTCGTGCAGCTCAACCTGGCGACGAAAGAGGCGCTCGTTGTGCGCCGCGTTAG
- the LOC4334293 gene encoding mitochondrial import inner membrane translocase subunit TIM14-3 isoform X1, producing MVFSLRTASPCISRTKKEATPLVAGLSVAAAAMGSRYMLQAWQAFRTRAAMPRVRRFYPGGFEREMTRREAALILGVRERAAFDKIKEAHKRVMVANHPDAGGSHYIASKINEAKDMLMGKGKSGSMF from the exons ATG GTGTTCAGTCTGAGAACTGCATCGCCTTGCATCTCCAGAACAAAAAAAGAG GCTACTCCCTTGGTAGCTGGGTTGTCAGTAGCTGCTGCTGCAATGGGAAGCAGATATATGCTCCAGGCATGGCAAGCCTTCCGGACCCGTGCAGCAATGCCACGAGTGCGGCGGTTCTACCCTGGTGGATTCGAGAGAGAAATGACAAGAAGAGAGGCGGCACTGATCCTTGGCGTAAG AGAACGTGCTGCATTCGATAAGATCAAGGAGGCTCACAAGAGGGTAATGGTAGCCAATCACCCTGATGCTGGTGGGAGCCATTACATCGCTTCGAAGATAAATGAGGCAAAGGACATGCTGATGGGGAAAGGAAAATCTGGTTCCATGTTTTAA
- the LOC136355693 gene encoding uncharacterized protein translates to MDSSSTLPDDVLLEIFVRSDAASIVRSAATCKSLRRRILHQQFRHRHRAGNGNASLLLGVSYRLRTDLNTFVGVTSSSSPLRFNASLLESFEPMASRDGLLVLKQRVANNAGDGGEHRSNGFFFKGRSYSFNVCVCSIFTGGGDVTTFLPPMDPAMHVNMESHKNIYPPALLAVGAAGGGGGRSSFELLVMDCNLRTQTFSSEKGGWNAVRAAHLAPGHHQRRPRMPVPNSLPAIVGRAVHWLGVASDYWQDGAYC, encoded by the coding sequence ATGGATTCGAGTTCAACGCTCCCGGACGATGTGCTGCTCGAGATCTTCGTGCGCTCCGACGCTGCATCCATagtccgctccgccgccacctgcaagtcgctccgccgccgcatccttcACCAGCAATTCCGCCACCGGCACCGCGCCGGCAACGGCAACGccagcctcctcctcggcgtctcCTACAGGCTCCGCACCGATCTTAATACCTTCGTGGGCGTtacgtcgtcgtcctcgccgctccGCTTCAATGCCAGCCTCCTGGAGTCGTTCGAGCCCATGGCCTCGCGCGACGGCCTCCTCGTCCTCAAGCAGCGCGTCGCCAACaatgccggcgacggcggcgagcaccgcaGCAACGGCTTCTTTTTCAAGGGGAGGAGCTACAGTTTCAATGTGTGCGTCTGCAGCAtcttcaccggcggcggcgacgtcaccACGTTCCTCCCTCCCATGGATCCTGCCATGCATGTCAACATGGAGAGCCACAAGAACATCTACCCGCCGGCGTTGCTCGCcgtgggcgccgccggcggcggcggcggccggtcgtcGTTCGAGCTGCTTGTCATGGACTGCAACCTGCGAACCCAGACGTTCTCGTCGGAGAAAGGAGGATGGAACGCCGTCCGCGCGGCTCACCTGGCACCCGGCCACCaccagcggcggccgcggatGCCGGTGCCCAACTCGCTCCCCGCCATCGTCGGGCGCGCCGTGCACTGGCTCGGTGTCGCGAGCGACTACTGGCAAGACGGCGCCTACTGTTGA
- the LOC4334293 gene encoding mitochondrial import inner membrane translocase subunit TIM14-3 isoform X2, which translates to MATPLVAGLSVAAAAMGSRYMLQAWQAFRTRAAMPRVRRFYPGGFEREMTRREAALILGVRERAAFDKIKEAHKRVMVANHPDAGGSHYIASKINEAKDMLMGKGKSGSMF; encoded by the exons ATG GCTACTCCCTTGGTAGCTGGGTTGTCAGTAGCTGCTGCTGCAATGGGAAGCAGATATATGCTCCAGGCATGGCAAGCCTTCCGGACCCGTGCAGCAATGCCACGAGTGCGGCGGTTCTACCCTGGTGGATTCGAGAGAGAAATGACAAGAAGAGAGGCGGCACTGATCCTTGGCGTAAG AGAACGTGCTGCATTCGATAAGATCAAGGAGGCTCACAAGAGGGTAATGGTAGCCAATCACCCTGATGCTGGTGGGAGCCATTACATCGCTTCGAAGATAAATGAGGCAAAGGACATGCTGATGGGGAAAGGAAAATCTGGTTCCATGTTTTAA
- the LOC112938262 gene encoding uncharacterized protein, with product MEDWVVLSDSDGDSVRGRAAAVVGADTPAALPHTTIAVEAVPLQPSPSPPGFFKTVSYRQAFSGIASELVAASSHAPVLDAAEEDEEDITEVSPAIAGGEHENAEISDVAESNNDHVDSNIAAAEDTTFSGEEDLDDETDGDIECFDEDDGICEENPDDEIFDDDEEESDPEEDDTGSSDLETDSDEYTESTDEESDYEEEDTTDLESDSDEDTESTDEESDYEEEIDDEEIDDESVEEDINLDDELMGFASGLFGDDDTESSHDEEDLDDDDDESLDDDGSECFDEEDIICAENLDDEIFDDEYVDTGSSDEEESDDEEDSYSDEEIDDEEESDCDEEIDEEEEEEHGGNKYDAIDNESFGEEESVCMEQSYAEEEWPEFTGVPVSYDDIDTDSDMEIDGGKYDDIDSESLYEEESVSDEQSDDEEEPEEFAGGGYDDIDYESLNGDDFEEYLQVLADGGIDNENFGEEESVLDDEVMDFFHGLSDEFLDFFYGDTLYDDETESSSDEECEHVCVCGRCMELIDGEEFYQLTGDEFDATQLGEEIGGDASGVDGEEPSDAGESDHDTAPDAGDGEAHGNSADMAGENSAAATAEPASTPSQFRQAMQQAAARDQAAEAMVRAADVIDSYMRAAAGGLAAHDVEALSQGATSLRAMAAAPSFAVGVDVSASNAAAATAAAFLPDTLARQDGVVSLAVFYLLFGVVYLLLRICALN from the exons ATGGAGGACTGGGTCGTTCtcagcgacagcgacggcgacagc GTCCGCGGCCGTGCCGCTGCGGTCGTCGGCGCCGACAcgccggcggcgctgccgcaCACGACGATCGCCGTGGAGGCCGTGCCACTGcaaccttcgccttcgccgccggggTTCTTTAAGACCGTCTCGTACCGCCAGGCGTTCTCGGGAATAGCTTCCGAGCTCGTCGCAGCTTCTTCTCACGCTCCGGTGCTCGACGCAGCcgaagaggacgaggaggacaTTACCGAGGTGTctccggcgatcgccggagGTGAGCACGAGAACGCCGAGATATCTGACGTGGCAGAGAGCAACAATGACCACGTCGACTCcaacatcgccgccgccgaggacacgaccttctccggcgaggaggacttGGATGATGAGACCGACGGTGACATTGAATGTTTTGATGAGGACGACGGAATCTGCGAGGAGAACCCCGATGACGAAATCTtcgacgacgatgaggaggagagcGATCCCGAGGAGGACGACACTGGAAGCTCTGACTTGGAGACCGATTCCGATGAGTATACAGAAAGCACGGACGAGGAGAGCGATTACGAGGAGGAGGATACCACTGACTTGGAGAGCGATTCTGACGAAGATACTGAAAGCACTGACGAGGAGAGCGATTACGAGGAGGAGATCGATGATGAGGAGATTGACGATGAATCTGTTGAGGAGGACATTAACCTGGATGATGAGCTCATGGGTTTCGCTAGTGGCCTGTTCGGTGACGATGACACTGAATCTTCCCATGACGAGGAGGAcctagatgatgatgatgatgagagccTCGACGACGATGGCTCTGAATGCTTTGATGAAGAGGACATAATCTGCGCGGAGAACCTGGACGATGAAATCTTCGACGATGAATACGTGGACACCGGAAGCTCTGACGAGGAGGagagcgacgacgaggaggacagCTATTCTGACGAGGAGattgacgacgaggaggagagcgaTTGTGACGAGGAgatcgatgaggaggaggaggaggagcacggtGGTAATAAGTACGACGCCATTGACAACGAAAGCTTCGGTGAGGAGGAGAGCGTCTGCATGGAGCAGAGCTATGCTGAAGAGGAGTGGCCGGAGTTCACCGGTGTCCCTGTAAGTTACGACGACATCGACACCGACTCTGACATGGAGATCGACGGCGGCAAGTACGACGACATTGACAGTGAGAGCTTGTATGAGGAGGAGAGCGTCTCCGACGAGCAgagtgatgatgaggaggagccCGAGGAGTTCGCCGGTGGCGGCTACGATGACATCGACTACGAAAGCCTTAACGGCGACGACTTCGAGGAGTACCTGCAGGTTCTCGCCGATGGTGGCATTGACAATGAAAACTTTGGTGAGGAGGAAAGCGTCTTGGACGATGAGGTCATGGATTTCTTCCATGGCTTGAGCGATGAGTTCCTGGATTTCTTCTATGGCGACACGCTCTACGACGATGAAACTGAAAGCTCCAGCGACGAGGAGTGCGAGCACGTATGCGTCTGTGGCCGCTGCATGGAGCTCATCGACGGCGAGGAGTTCTATCAGCTCACCGGAGACGAGTTCGATGCCACGCAGCTCGGAGAGGAGATCGGTGGCGACGCAAGCGGCGTTGACGGGGAGGAGCCCTCTGACGCCGGTGAGAGCGACCACGACACTGCTCCcgacgccggcgatggcgaggcgCACGGCAACAGCGCCGACATGGCAGGCGAGAatagcgcggcggcgacggccgagccGGCGTCCACGCCGTCGCAGTTCCGGCAGGCGATGCaacaagcggcggcgcgggaccaGGCTGCAGAGGCGATGGTGAGGGCGGCCGACGTGATCGATTCGTACAtgcgggccgccgccggcgggctggcggcgcacgacgtGGAGGCGCTGTCGCAGGGAGCCACGAGCCTGCGCGCCATGGCGGCCGCGCCCAGCTTCGCCGTTGGCGTTGACGTTAGCGCGagcaacgcggcggcggcgactgcggcggcCTTCCTCCCTGATACGCTCGCACGCCAAGACGGGGTGGTTTCGCTTGCAGTCTTCTACCTGCTCTTTGGTGTCGTGTACCTTCTTCTGCGAATCTGCGCATTGAATTAG